In a genomic window of Pseudoxanthomonas sp. Root65:
- a CDS encoding histidine kinase has product MPPDYRLTQPLPADVLVGGTSVLSRYRRYPVFGRRWLMGRSLLFCTIIAVVAGFIGTGTGIAVHDAGVAVKVAATQFVAFSLMATLGPALATAVRHRGWPVSRERKAVVVAVLAGMILSFFIDRMASAYIQQLVAPGLATMGLKPTMPTPAPLIQAIGLALNLAGLVVVYGLFGGGLALRAYFSERQRWDHHQHVLALGALESRVHEADLRLGVLQAQVEPHFLFNTLASVRALVRQDPAQAEATLDALVDFLRATIPKLRDDRGLHATLGQQMDICASYLALMQVRMGGRLAYTVQADDAVRALSFPPSLLITLVENAIKHGIEPRPGPGRIDVVATQDDERLRVRVSDDGAGLHPGLSTGVGLANVREQLAARYGTQATFSLSARAEGRGVCAEIQVPLGSPA; this is encoded by the coding sequence ATGCCCCCGGACTACCGGCTGACGCAGCCCTTGCCCGCCGACGTGCTGGTGGGCGGCACCTCGGTGCTGAGCCGCTATCGCCGCTACCCGGTGTTCGGCCGGCGCTGGTTGATGGGGCGCAGCCTATTGTTCTGCACCATCATCGCCGTGGTCGCCGGCTTCATCGGTACGGGCACCGGCATCGCCGTGCACGACGCCGGCGTCGCAGTGAAAGTCGCGGCCACGCAGTTCGTCGCCTTCAGCCTGATGGCCACCCTGGGGCCGGCGCTGGCCACGGCCGTGCGCCATCGCGGCTGGCCCGTGTCGCGCGAACGCAAGGCGGTGGTGGTGGCCGTGCTGGCGGGCATGATTCTGAGCTTCTTCATCGACCGGATGGCATCGGCCTACATCCAGCAACTGGTGGCGCCGGGCCTGGCCACGATGGGGCTGAAGCCCACGATGCCCACGCCCGCTCCGTTGATTCAGGCGATCGGCCTGGCGCTGAATCTCGCGGGGCTGGTGGTCGTCTATGGCCTGTTCGGTGGCGGCCTGGCGCTGCGCGCCTATTTCAGCGAACGCCAGCGCTGGGACCATCACCAGCACGTGCTGGCGCTCGGCGCACTGGAAAGCCGTGTCCACGAAGCCGACCTCCGCCTGGGCGTGCTGCAGGCGCAGGTGGAGCCACACTTCCTGTTCAACACGCTGGCATCGGTGCGGGCGCTGGTGCGGCAGGACCCGGCGCAGGCGGAAGCCACGCTGGACGCGCTGGTCGATTTCCTGCGCGCCACCATTCCCAAACTCCGCGATGACCGCGGTCTGCATGCCACGCTGGGCCAGCAGATGGACATCTGCGCGAGCTACCTGGCGTTGATGCAGGTACGGATGGGCGGACGGCTGGCGTACACGGTGCAGGCCGACGATGCAGTGCGGGCATTGTCCTTCCCGCCGTCGCTGCTGATCACGCTGGTGGAGAACGCCATCAAGCACGGCATCGAGCCGCGGCCCGGCCCCGGGCGCATCGACGTGGTGGCCACGCAGGACGACGAGCGCTTGCGTGTGCGCGTCAGCGACGACGGCGCCGGCCTGCACCCGGGCCTGAGTACCGGTGTCGGCCTGGCGAACGTCCGCGAACAGCTGGCGGCGCGTTATGGAACACAGGCGACGTTCTCGCTGTCGGCACGCGCCGAGGGTCGTGGCGTTTGCGCCGAGATCCAGGTGCCGCTAGGGTCGCCGGCATGA
- a CDS encoding MarR family winged helix-turn-helix transcriptional regulator — MTPSSSTARPSLCTCFRLRRASRRVTQVYDHELAAVGLSLNQYSILRRSERELRVLGELADELGMDRTTLTRNLSPLVDAGLLETVRGRDARRRMIGLTPPGRDRLAAAKPCWQRAQATLDAMLGQAGIQRLHRDLDHLDDLLRQHLGEAA, encoded by the coding sequence ATGACGCCTTCCTCTTCCACCGCCAGGCCCAGTCTGTGCACCTGCTTCCGCCTCAGGCGCGCCAGCCGTCGGGTGACGCAGGTATACGACCACGAACTCGCGGCCGTGGGACTGAGCCTCAACCAGTACTCGATCCTGCGCCGCAGCGAGCGCGAACTGCGCGTGCTGGGCGAACTGGCCGACGAACTGGGCATGGACCGCACTACGCTCACCCGCAATCTGTCGCCGCTGGTGGACGCGGGCCTGCTGGAAACCGTCCGTGGCCGCGACGCGCGTCGGCGCATGATCGGCCTCACGCCGCCCGGTCGCGACCGCTTGGCCGCCGCGAAACCGTGCTGGCAGCGCGCGCAGGCGACCCTCGATGCAATGCTGGGCCAAGCGGGCATCCAGCGCCTGCACCGCGATCTGGATCATCTCGACGATCTGCTGCGGCAACACCTGGGAGAAGCCGCATGA
- a CDS encoding LytTR family DNA-binding domain-containing protein, with translation MNPVTALIAEDEAPQRRALQQQLRAAWPALDVVAVCEDGVSALEAVARHRPRVAFLDIRMPGVSGLDVARQVVAHGGLVVFTTAYEDYAIRAFEEGAADYLLKPVQDARLEQAVARVQARLADARTPDLRALVDDLEARLRPQGDRLIRWITASVGDSVRMLSIDDVLFFQAQDKYVRVVTADDEAIIRMPLKELLAGLDPDVFWQVHRGVLVRVRAIDRVRKDELGRHQLSVKGRSDVLPVSAAFQQRFRGM, from the coding sequence ATGAATCCGGTCACCGCGCTGATCGCCGAAGACGAAGCCCCGCAGCGGCGCGCGCTGCAACAGCAGTTGCGCGCCGCCTGGCCGGCGCTGGACGTGGTGGCGGTCTGCGAGGACGGCGTGTCCGCGCTGGAGGCCGTCGCCCGGCATCGGCCGCGGGTGGCCTTCCTCGACATCCGCATGCCCGGCGTCAGCGGGCTGGACGTGGCACGCCAGGTGGTCGCGCATGGCGGCCTGGTCGTGTTCACCACCGCCTACGAGGACTACGCGATCCGCGCCTTCGAGGAAGGTGCGGCCGACTACCTGCTCAAGCCGGTGCAGGATGCGCGGCTGGAACAGGCGGTGGCGCGCGTGCAGGCGCGGCTCGCCGATGCGCGCACGCCGGACCTGCGTGCCCTGGTCGACGATCTGGAAGCGCGCCTTCGGCCGCAGGGCGACCGCCTGATCCGCTGGATCACCGCCAGTGTCGGCGACAGTGTGCGCATGCTCTCCATCGACGATGTGCTGTTCTTCCAGGCCCAGGACAAGTACGTGCGCGTGGTGACCGCCGATGACGAAGCGATCATCCGCATGCCGTTGAAGGAATTGCTGGCCGGGCTGGATCCGGACGTGTTCTGGCAGGTGCACCGCGGCGTGCTGGTACGGGTGCGGGCGATCGACCGCGTGCGCAAGGACGAGCTCGGCCGCCACCAGCTCAGCGTCAAGGGCCGCAGCGACGTGCTGCCGGTCAGCGCTGCGTTCCAGCAGCGCTTCCGCGGCATGTAG
- a CDS encoding MerC domain-containing protein, translated as MKRSFRHFLDRLGAVGSLVCAVHCAIVPLLLALAPSLGLSLWLGESLEEVFVVFVTILGAFSLVWGYRRHRVFRALGMLLVGLAALWVGVLYPPLHTSVVPHAIVMSVGGMLVGLAHLLNLRLNHWHVHDASCAH; from the coding sequence ATGAAGCGCTCCTTCCGCCATTTCCTCGATCGTCTCGGCGCCGTCGGCTCCCTGGTCTGCGCCGTGCACTGCGCGATCGTGCCGCTGTTGCTGGCGCTCGCGCCTTCGCTGGGTCTGTCGCTCTGGTTGGGCGAGAGCCTGGAGGAAGTCTTCGTGGTGTTCGTGACCATCCTCGGCGCCTTCAGTCTGGTCTGGGGATACCGCCGGCACCGCGTGTTCCGCGCGCTGGGCATGCTGCTGGTCGGGCTGGCGGCGTTGTGGGTGGGCGTGCTGTACCCGCCGTTGCACACATCGGTCGTACCCCACGCCATCGTGATGTCGGTCGGCGGCATGCTGGTGGGCCTGGCCCATCTGCTGAACCTGCGCCTGAACCACTGGCACGTCCACGACGCCAGCTGCGCCCACTGA
- a CDS encoding methylated-DNA--[protein]-cysteine S-methyltransferase, with protein MILYRHLDSPVGTLTIAATDAGLHAIEFPRNRHPAKRDAWREGDHALIDLAAHQLREYFAAQRRTFDLPLAPRGTDFQRSVWMTLADIGYGDTISYAQLAQRVGKPTAMRAVGAANGRNPLPIVLPCHRVIGADGSLTGFGGGLPTKQFLLQLEGALPPSRDLFG; from the coding sequence ATGATCCTCTACCGCCACCTCGACAGCCCGGTCGGCACGCTCACGATCGCCGCGACCGACGCCGGCCTGCATGCGATCGAATTCCCGCGCAACCGCCATCCCGCCAAGCGCGATGCGTGGCGGGAGGGCGACCACGCGCTGATCGATCTCGCCGCGCACCAGTTGCGCGAATACTTCGCGGCGCAGCGCCGCACGTTCGACCTGCCACTGGCACCGCGCGGCACCGATTTCCAGCGTTCCGTGTGGATGACGCTGGCCGATATCGGCTACGGCGACACGATCAGCTACGCACAACTGGCGCAACGCGTCGGCAAGCCCACCGCGATGCGCGCGGTCGGCGCGGCGAACGGGCGCAATCCGCTGCCGATCGTGCTGCCCTGCCACCGGGTGATCGGCGCGGATGGCTCGCTGACCGGCTTCGGCGGCGGATTGCCGACCAAGCAGTTCCTGCTTCAGCTGGAAGGCGCGCTGCCGCCATCCCGCGACCTGTTCGGTTGA
- a CDS encoding TonB-dependent receptor → MPSPRRPAPRLLATALALALASPAAFAQTDGEVKAKDLDAVVVTASPLKGNAESVATPVDVLYGEDLDKAKAGTLGETVAKLPGVQTTYFGTGVGRPIIRGQEGPRVQVLSGGLGSMDASTVSADHAVSIEPFLADQIEVLKGPATLLFGSGAIGGAVNVVDGRLAESIPDQPLSGRAEVRGNTVNDERTGMFRLDGVNGNWVLHVDGLVRDTDDYDIPGVAILHDHEEGEEHEEEPQPEGTLPNSSVKTRAGAVGATYLGDRGYFGLAASTYRSNYGIPAGAHEHGEEDHDHDHDGEEDHDHEAHEEGPVRIDMVQNRLDMKAGVYNPVSFLESINLRAAWNDYEHLELEGDEVGTRFTNEGYDARLEAVQKTWNGWRGAFGLQFGSTDFTAVGEEAFVPSTVTDTQGLFVLQQKDFGPWKLELGGRYDQVKLKPEDRASTDFDAINLSAAAIWRLSDGFDLRFGLDRSERAPTNEELFAGGTHVATQSIEIGDTTLDTEKGVRAEIGAHWHTDRVDLKLAVYQTKFKDFIYLTDTGVEEEGYPVRLWTQDDATFTGAEAEAKIQLADTAAGAWDLRVYGDYVRAELDGDGMRTVAFEVPHGDHTHGYEVEIAQGGYLPRISPMRVGADLGWSLGGWRASLGAVRYSKQDDVAQNEESSDGYTLVDAHLAYRWDRPASSWEVFLDGSNLTDEEARPHTSLLRDYAPLPGRGVAFGIRAYF, encoded by the coding sequence ATGCCATCCCCCCGTCGCCCCGCCCCCCGCCTGCTCGCCACCGCACTCGCCCTGGCGCTCGCCTCGCCTGCCGCCTTCGCCCAGACCGACGGCGAAGTGAAAGCCAAGGACCTCGACGCCGTCGTGGTCACCGCCTCGCCCTTGAAGGGCAACGCCGAATCCGTGGCGACCCCGGTGGACGTGCTGTACGGCGAAGACCTGGACAAGGCCAAGGCCGGCACCCTGGGCGAGACCGTCGCCAAGCTGCCAGGCGTGCAGACCACCTACTTCGGGACCGGCGTGGGCCGCCCGATCATCCGTGGCCAGGAAGGCCCGCGCGTGCAGGTGCTCTCCGGCGGCCTTGGTTCGATGGACGCCTCCACCGTCAGCGCCGACCATGCGGTCAGCATCGAACCCTTCCTCGCCGACCAGATCGAAGTGCTGAAGGGCCCGGCGACGCTGCTGTTCGGCAGCGGCGCCATCGGCGGCGCGGTCAACGTGGTGGACGGGCGTCTGGCCGAGTCCATTCCCGACCAGCCGCTGAGCGGGCGCGCGGAAGTGCGCGGCAACACGGTCAACGACGAGCGCACCGGCATGTTCCGCCTCGATGGCGTGAACGGGAACTGGGTGCTGCATGTCGACGGCCTGGTGCGCGACACCGACGACTACGACATCCCCGGCGTCGCCATCCTGCACGACCACGAGGAAGGCGAAGAACACGAGGAGGAACCGCAGCCCGAGGGCACCCTGCCCAACAGTTCGGTGAAGACGCGTGCCGGCGCCGTTGGCGCGACGTATCTCGGCGACCGCGGTTACTTCGGCCTGGCCGCCAGCACCTACCGCAGCAACTACGGCATTCCCGCCGGCGCGCATGAGCATGGCGAGGAAGACCACGATCACGACCACGACGGCGAAGAAGACCACGACCACGAAGCGCACGAGGAAGGTCCCGTGCGCATCGACATGGTGCAGAACCGCCTGGACATGAAGGCGGGCGTGTACAACCCGGTCTCCTTCCTGGAAAGCATCAATCTGCGCGCCGCCTGGAACGATTACGAGCACCTCGAACTGGAAGGCGACGAGGTCGGCACGCGCTTCACCAACGAGGGCTACGACGCACGCCTGGAAGCGGTGCAGAAGACCTGGAACGGCTGGCGCGGCGCGTTCGGCCTGCAGTTCGGCAGCACCGACTTCACCGCCGTCGGCGAAGAAGCCTTCGTGCCCTCCACCGTCACCGACACGCAGGGCCTGTTCGTGCTGCAGCAGAAGGACTTCGGCCCGTGGAAGCTGGAGCTGGGCGGGCGCTATGACCAGGTCAAGCTGAAGCCCGAGGATCGCGCGTCCACCGATTTCGATGCGATCAACCTGTCGGCGGCGGCCATCTGGCGCCTGAGCGACGGCTTCGACCTGCGTTTCGGCCTGGACCGCTCCGAGCGCGCGCCGACCAACGAGGAACTGTTCGCCGGCGGCACGCACGTGGCGACCCAATCCATCGAGATCGGCGACACCACGCTCGACACCGAGAAGGGCGTGCGTGCGGAGATCGGCGCGCACTGGCATACCGACCGCGTGGACCTGAAGCTTGCCGTGTACCAGACCAAGTTCAAGGACTTCATCTACCTCACCGATACCGGCGTGGAAGAAGAGGGTTATCCGGTGCGCCTTTGGACGCAGGACGACGCCACCTTCACCGGCGCCGAGGCCGAAGCGAAGATCCAGCTTGCCGACACCGCCGCCGGCGCATGGGACCTGCGCGTGTATGGCGACTACGTGCGCGCGGAGCTCGATGGCGACGGCATGCGGACGGTCGCGTTCGAGGTACCGCACGGCGACCACACCCACGGCTACGAAGTGGAGATCGCGCAGGGCGGCTACCTGCCGCGCATCTCGCCGATGCGCGTGGGCGCGGACTTGGGCTGGTCGCTGGGCGGCTGGCGCGCCTCGCTGGGCGCGGTGCGCTACAGCAAGCAGGACGACGTGGCGCAGAACGAGGAGTCGAGCGACGGCTACACGCTGGTCGATGCGCACCTGGCCTATCGCTGGGATCGTCCGGCGTCGAGCTGGGAGGTGTTCCTGGACGGCAGCAACCTGACCGACGAGGAAGCGCGCCCGCACACCTCGCTGCTGCGCGACTACGCGCCGCTGCCCGGACGGGGCGTGGCGTTCGGCATCCGCGCCTACTTCTGA
- a CDS encoding 30S ribosomal protein THX, with protein sequence MGKGDRKTAKGKRYSSSYGNARKSTVAKAAVAATATAKKAVVKAPVKKAVAKKAVAKA encoded by the coding sequence ATGGGCAAGGGTGATCGCAAGACGGCCAAGGGCAAGCGCTATTCGTCCAGCTACGGCAATGCGCGCAAGAGCACGGTCGCCAAGGCTGCCGTGGCCGCTACCGCCACCGCCAAGAAGGCCGTGGTGAAGGCGCCGGTCAAGAAGGCCGTGGCCAAGAAGGCCGTCGCCAAGGCGTAA
- a CDS encoding formimidoylglutamate deiminase, whose translation MSNPDSTAGLATAVDGGWSVPGVANLHSHAFQRAMAGLAERQTHPEDSFWTWREIMYRFAARMDPDSTYAVATQLYAEMLEAGYTTVCEFHYVHHQPDGTPYADPAAMSKALIAAARDTGIRMTLLPVLYMTGGFDGRELSARQQRFGHGVEDFLRLFEGLRALQDESLRVGCAFHSLRAVPEAAMREVLAALPSDAPVHIHIAEQVGEVQDCLAVRDARPVEWLLREFAVDARWTLVHATHLTREETHGIASRGATVAICPTTEANLGDGLFPLRDHLQAGGRWGIGSDSHVSVSPVEELRWLEYGQRLVTRHRNIAVAASSPSVGDTLLRGVQDSAADATGFRHAADDSVLLDADAPALAGAMPEDLVDRWLFAGNRPLVKQVRVAGREVVVDGRHVQREAIARRYGDTLRRLLRD comes from the coding sequence ATGTCGAATCCCGATTCCACCGCAGGCCTGGCCACCGCTGTCGACGGCGGCTGGTCCGTACCGGGCGTCGCCAACCTGCATTCGCACGCCTTCCAGCGCGCCATGGCCGGCCTGGCGGAACGGCAGACGCATCCGGAAGACAGCTTCTGGACCTGGCGCGAAATCATGTACCGCTTCGCCGCGCGCATGGATCCGGACAGCACCTACGCCGTGGCGACGCAGCTTTACGCCGAGATGCTGGAGGCCGGTTACACCACGGTCTGCGAATTCCATTACGTCCACCATCAGCCGGACGGCACGCCATACGCCGATCCGGCCGCCATGTCGAAGGCGTTGATCGCGGCCGCGCGCGACACCGGCATCCGCATGACGCTGTTGCCGGTGCTGTACATGACCGGCGGATTTGACGGGCGCGAACTGTCGGCGCGCCAGCAGCGCTTCGGCCACGGCGTCGAGGATTTCCTCCGTCTGTTCGAGGGCCTGCGTGCGTTGCAGGACGAATCGCTGCGCGTCGGCTGCGCGTTCCACAGCCTGCGCGCCGTGCCGGAAGCGGCGATGCGCGAGGTACTGGCGGCGCTGCCGTCCGATGCGCCTGTCCATATCCATATCGCCGAGCAGGTGGGCGAAGTGCAGGACTGCCTGGCGGTGCGCGACGCGCGGCCGGTCGAGTGGTTGCTGCGGGAATTCGCCGTCGACGCGCGCTGGACACTGGTGCACGCCACCCACCTGACGCGGGAAGAGACGCATGGCATCGCGTCCCGCGGTGCGACCGTGGCGATCTGCCCGACCACCGAAGCCAACCTCGGCGACGGTCTTTTCCCGTTGCGCGACCACCTGCAGGCCGGCGGGCGCTGGGGCATCGGGTCGGATTCGCACGTTTCGGTGTCGCCGGTGGAGGAACTGCGCTGGCTGGAATACGGGCAGCGCCTGGTCACGCGCCACCGCAACATCGCGGTGGCGGCGTCCTCGCCCAGCGTGGGCGACACGCTGCTGCGCGGCGTGCAGGACAGCGCAGCGGACGCCACCGGTTTCCGGCATGCGGCGGACGACAGCGTGCTGCTGGATGCGGATGCGCCTGCCCTGGCCGGGGCGATGCCGGAGGACCTGGTGGACCGCTGGCTGTTCGCCGGCAACCGGCCACTGGTCAAGCAGGTGCGCGTGGCGGGTCGCGAGGTCGTCGTCGACGGACGGCATGTACAGCGCGAGGCCATCGCGCGCCGCTATGGCGACACGCTCCGGCGCCTGCTGCGCGACTGA
- a CDS encoding serine hydrolase, whose amino-acid sequence MPYAHTLALALAIASSSAHAMSDAALADIVGQRLHGDRTGACMAVAVVENGAVARTFQCADASDAARIGPDSAFEIGSVSKTMTAALLADLIVQGKGSLDDPLSAWLPPGTTLPDYQGKPILLRHVVTHTSGLPALPSRMGAADMTDPYAKLDEAALLASLGDVTLTAAPGTTFEYSNFASMVLSYAVARRAATGMETLLKQRLFAPLGMRHAYVDDAPAGVRAAVGHTPNRQPASAWHFQANLAGVGGVRATLDDMVRYVQGQLGAEKTTISPALQASQQKISDAPPMAMNWMLMPVGDRTVHVHEGGTGGFSSFVSFDKEKRRGVVILSDTTWNSIGSLGSLGLHLVDASFPLGQPRRETTPQAGLLDDLVGEYRLASGMKMTLRRHGDALEIQATGQGAHAMGHDSAGDFYPRDFDAVLRPQRNAAGTSFVWMQMGAALPATRIDAAASKPVLEVDAATLRDYEGEYPLLPGFGLTVKVQGDALTLQGTGQPALPVQAVAPDVFVMDAVGAEIRFERDTAGKVTALTLVQGGQTLRGERK is encoded by the coding sequence ATGCCCTACGCACACACGCTTGCCTTGGCGCTGGCGATCGCCAGCAGTTCCGCCCATGCGATGAGCGACGCCGCGCTCGCCGACATCGTCGGCCAGCGCCTGCACGGCGACCGCACAGGCGCCTGCATGGCCGTGGCCGTGGTCGAGAACGGCGCGGTCGCCCGCACCTTCCAGTGCGCGGACGCGAGCGACGCCGCACGCATCGGCCCCGACAGTGCGTTCGAGATCGGCTCGGTCAGCAAGACCATGACCGCCGCGTTGCTGGCAGACCTGATCGTGCAGGGCAAGGGCTCGCTCGACGATCCCCTGTCGGCCTGGTTGCCGCCGGGCACGACGCTGCCGGACTACCAGGGCAAGCCGATCCTGTTGCGCCACGTGGTCACGCACACCTCCGGCCTGCCTGCGTTGCCCTCGCGCATGGGCGCGGCGGACATGACCGATCCCTACGCGAAGCTCGACGAGGCCGCACTGCTCGCCTCACTCGGGGACGTCACGCTCACCGCCGCACCGGGCACGACGTTCGAGTACTCCAACTTCGCCTCGATGGTTCTGTCGTATGCGGTCGCGCGCCGCGCCGCCACCGGCATGGAGACGCTGCTGAAGCAGCGCCTGTTCGCACCGCTCGGCATGCGCCATGCCTATGTCGATGACGCACCGGCAGGCGTGCGCGCCGCGGTGGGACACACCCCGAACAGGCAGCCGGCATCCGCCTGGCATTTCCAGGCCAACCTTGCGGGCGTGGGCGGCGTGCGCGCTACGCTCGACGATATGGTGCGCTACGTACAGGGCCAGCTCGGCGCGGAGAAGACCACCATTTCACCGGCCTTGCAGGCGTCGCAGCAGAAGATCTCCGACGCACCGCCGATGGCGATGAACTGGATGCTGATGCCGGTGGGCGATCGCACGGTGCACGTCCACGAAGGCGGCACGGGTGGCTTCTCGTCGTTCGTGTCGTTCGACAAGGAGAAGCGGCGTGGTGTGGTGATCCTGTCCGATACCACGTGGAATTCGATCGGCAGTCTCGGTTCGCTGGGCCTGCATCTGGTCGATGCCAGTTTTCCGCTTGGCCAGCCACGCCGCGAGACCACGCCGCAGGCTGGATTGCTCGATGACCTGGTGGGCGAGTACCGGCTCGCCAGCGGAATGAAAATGACGCTGCGCCGCCACGGCGATGCGCTGGAGATCCAGGCGACCGGGCAGGGTGCGCATGCGATGGGCCACGACAGCGCCGGCGATTTCTATCCGCGCGACTTCGATGCCGTGCTGCGGCCGCAGCGCAATGCGGCCGGCACATCCTTCGTGTGGATGCAGATGGGCGCGGCGTTGCCGGCCACCCGCATCGATGCCGCCGCCAGCAAGCCTGTGCTGGAGGTCGATGCCGCGACCTTGCGCGACTATGAGGGCGAATATCCGTTGCTGCCGGGCTTCGGCCTGACGGTGAAGGTGCAGGGCGATGCGCTCACGCTGCAGGGTACGGGGCAGCCGGCGCTACCGGTGCAGGCGGTGGCGCCTGACGTGTTCGTCATGGACGCAGTGGGCGCGGAGATCCGTTTCGAGCGCGACACCGCCGGCAAGGTGACCGCGCTGACGCTGGTGCAGGGCGGACAGACGTTGCGGGGCGAGCGCAAGTGA
- the hutI gene encoding imidazolonepropionase codes for MDRGWDGVLVNARLATLTGDAGYGAIEDGALGWRDGVLVFAGPRDALPAPPETLASEVVDAQGEWVTPGLIDCHTHVVFGGDRAGEFEQRLQGASYEDIARSGGGIVSTVRATRAASEDDLLAQSLPRARALRDDGVTTLEIKSGYGLNLDNERKMLRVARRIGDVLGITVRTTFLGAHALPPEYAGRADDYISAVCDWLPILHAEGLVDAVDAFCERIGFTATQTRRVFETAGSLALPVKLHADQLSDGGGAALVAGFGGLSADHVEYTSDTGVAAMKQAGSVAVLLPGAFHVLRETTLPPLNAFRAHGVPMAVATDCNPGTSPLQSLRLAMSLACTHFRLTPEEALRGATVHAAQALGFADRGRLVAGQRADFVRWRIAQPAQLAYWLGGDLVSAVHVGGRAVTTA; via the coding sequence ATGGACCGCGGCTGGGACGGCGTGCTGGTGAATGCACGCCTGGCCACCCTGACGGGCGATGCAGGCTATGGCGCCATCGAGGATGGCGCACTCGGCTGGCGCGACGGCGTACTGGTCTTCGCCGGTCCGCGCGATGCGTTGCCGGCGCCGCCCGAAACACTGGCGAGCGAGGTCGTCGACGCCCAGGGCGAATGGGTCACGCCGGGCCTGATCGACTGCCATACGCATGTAGTGTTCGGCGGCGACCGTGCCGGTGAGTTCGAACAGCGCCTGCAGGGCGCCAGTTACGAAGACATCGCACGGTCCGGCGGCGGCATCGTGTCGACGGTGCGCGCCACCCGTGCCGCCAGCGAGGACGACCTGCTCGCGCAATCGCTGCCGCGCGCGCGCGCGCTGCGCGATGACGGCGTAACTACGCTGGAAATCAAGTCCGGCTACGGCCTGAACCTGGACAACGAACGCAAGATGCTGCGCGTGGCGCGCAGGATCGGGGACGTCCTCGGCATCACGGTGCGCACGACGTTCCTCGGTGCACACGCATTACCGCCGGAGTATGCCGGCCGCGCGGACGACTACATTTCCGCCGTCTGCGACTGGCTGCCGATCCTGCACGCGGAAGGCCTGGTGGACGCGGTGGACGCGTTCTGCGAGCGCATCGGCTTCACGGCTACGCAGACACGGCGCGTGTTCGAGACCGCCGGCTCGCTCGCGTTGCCGGTGAAGCTGCACGCGGACCAGCTGAGCGATGGCGGCGGCGCTGCGCTGGTGGCCGGCTTCGGCGGCCTGTCCGCCGACCATGTCGAGTACACCTCGGACACCGGGGTGGCCGCCATGAAGCAGGCCGGAAGCGTGGCGGTGCTGCTGCCGGGCGCATTCCATGTGCTGCGCGAAACGACGCTGCCGCCGCTGAACGCGTTCCGCGCGCACGGCGTGCCGATGGCGGTGGCCACCGACTGCAATCCCGGCACCTCGCCGTTGCAGTCGCTGCGGCTGGCGATGTCGCTGGCCTGCACGCATTTCCGCCTGACCCCGGAGGAAGCGCTGCGCGGCGCCACCGTGCACGCGGCGCAGGCGCTCGGCTTTGCCGATCGCGGGCGCCTGGTCGCGGGACAGCGCGCGGACTTCGTGCGTTGGCGGATCGCCCAGCCCGCCCAGCTGGCGTACTGGCTGGGCGGAGATTTGGTGTCGGCCGTGCACGTGGGCGGGCGCGCGGTCACAACGGCCTAG